Genomic DNA from uncultured Methanospirillum sp.:
GGATCTTAACAGGGATTCTGTATTCAGCCAGGGTGGCGAACTCCTGAATGTTCATCTGAAGGGATCCATCCCCTGCGATAGTGCAGATCTGCTGATCCGGACATGCAAACGAGGCTCCCATGGCAGCCGGTAGTCCGAATCCCATCGTTCCCATGCCTCCTGATGTGAGGAATGAGCGTGGCTTTGCAAATTTATAGTACTGAGCGGTCCACATCTGATTCTGCCCTACTTCAGACACGATGATCCCGTTTCCTTCCAGAACCGAAGCGAGGGTACTGATGATCTGTTGTGGGTACAGAGCACTACTCTCTGGCAGAAAAGGCAGGTCAGTCTGGTGTTTCCAGATTCTGATCTGATCCCTCCATGCAGTGGTTGTGCATGAACCACTGATATTCCTGAAAATTTCATGGAGGATAATCTTTGCATCGCCCACGAGAGGGAGATCAACAGCACGGTTTTTACCAACTTCACTTGGATCTATGTCGATCTGGATGACTGTTGCTCGTGGTGCAAAGAGTCCTCCTGTCCCGCAACTCCGATCCGAAAATCTGGTACCAACGGCGATCAGCAGGTCGCAGGCATGAATCGCATGATTTGCTGCGACTGTCCCATGCATCCCTATCATACCCAGATTGAGGGGATGATTCGAAGGAACTGCTCCGATGCCGAGTAAGGTCGTTGTAACAGGTATCCCGAACCGCTCGGCAAGAGTGAGAATCTCCCCTGATGCCTGGCTCCCGATAACCCCTCCACCTGCCAGGATTATCGGATTTTCAGCAGTTGTGATCAACCCGGCTGCTCTGATGCACAGTGTTCTGGTCTTTGAATCGATCTGTTTCTCCTGGTTGATGTCCGGTGCCAACCTCACTTGTTTCTGTTCAGGTGCCATGCCTGTTGAAACATCCCTGGGAATGTCGATAAGCACGGGGCCGGGCCGTCCTGTCATTGCAACCCTGAATGCATCACTCACTGTCTCTGCAAGATCTGCGGTTTTTGTCACCAGGTAGTTCTGTTTGGTGACCTGTCTTGTGATTTCAGTGATATTTGCCTCCTGAAAGGATTGATTTCCAATCTGGGTTGTGGGAACCTGTCCGGTTATCGCAACCACTGGTATCGAATCCATGTACGCAGTGGCTATGCCGGTGACCAGGTTACAGGCTCCTGGTCCGGATGTTGCAAGGCAGATCCCTGCTCCTCCTCCTGCCCTGGCATACCCATCAGCTGCATGGGCTGCAGCTTGTTCATGTCTGACAAGGATGTGCCTGATCCCGGAATCCGGAAGTACATCATAGATCGGAAGCACAGAGGCTCCTGGATAACCGAATATCGTCTCAACCCCCTGGGATACAAGTGAATCGAGGAGGATCTTTGCTCCTGTCTTCACAGAGTCCATCCCCCTGAATGTGGGTCTGATCGAAAGACCTGAAGGTGATCCCGTGTACTCTGTGCTGGAGAGAATTGATATCCCAATGAAAAGGTCAGGATTCGGTAAGGTACAGAATCAAAAATAGATCTCAGTTCGTCAGTATCTCGTTTCTTGGATGTAATGTCCTTTCGGACCAACAAAACACTCAGTCATGGTTGTCCATCACATCCTATTATTTGCTCTTATAAATTATGAATCTTGAGACAGACAAGAACAGGGTTGGTTATCCATTGTGTATTGAATAGACAATCTGGGTCGTTCTCATACCTGAGGTAAGTACTGTTTGGTTGTGTATTGGGATTTTCATCAGTAATTTTGACTGTCTGATCGGAATTCATTTTGAGGAATGAGTCGTGCTATATCCTTCTTATTCTCTCCCAGATATCTGATGACAATTACTGCCTCATGGACAACCTTTATAGTTTGGAGAGCCCTAACTAACTAATACGGATCCATGACAGACCAGAAAGAACATCTCTTCGAGGTCTTTGATACTCTGATCAGACTGAAACAAGAATGTTCTTGTAGTATCTTCTCTGCCTGTGAGCTCTCGGACATCACGGTGAAACAGATCAACTATCTGAAGGTGATAGATACAAGCGATGAGATCACCTTCAGCAGGCTTGCAGAAATCACCCGCAACTCAAAGCCGACTATCACGGAGATGATCCGTAAGTTAGATCATATGGGTTGCGTGTACAGGCAGCCCTGTCCCTACGATGGGAGGATACATTATATCCGTCTGACCGGAACAGGCGAGAAGATCGCCCGTGCTGAACAGAGAGCCCTACAGCAGGTTGTTGAACGACTCGCTGAATCGCTCGACGATCATGAGATAGAAGTTCTGATAGAGATCCTGCGAAAAGTACGGTAAAAAAATTTATCAGAAGAATTAGTTAGGTTAAGTAAAACTAAAGGTTCACATGAGTACCACTGAATTCACACAATCACCAGCAAAGCAGGAGCATTTCGTTCTGCCCCTCTATGAGATTGTTGTGTTTCCCAAAACACGGACAAAGATCGTTGTTGACAAGGAGACCGGAGGTCTTCTCCTGCAGGAGATGAGCCGGAATGACAGCTCTCCGATCGGTCTGGCAGTCAGGGCCGGAACAAGCCAGTCTGAAATATCCGCGTCTACAGTGTATCCCATCGGCAATCTTCTGGAAATATCCTTTATCCAGCCTGCTGAAGAGGGGTATCTCGTATGCATCCATGCACTCAGAAAGATCAGGGCTGACAGCATCACTGAGCGTGATGGCCGATTATACGCAACCTGGGTCCCGATAGATGATGTGTCAGATCTCAGCACCGGCGAGCATGATGGGATACTTGGAGAGATTAAAGAGATTATCCATTCAATCAGCGTACATTTCCAGGGTTCTGATCAGTTTACCAGACCGGTAGACAAGATGACATCCATCGATGCTGTGATCGGATTCACCATGCCGTATGTTCCGGTCTCACTCGAAGAGAAACAGACACTCCTGGAGATCTTGTCAGAACAGGAACGGGCTGTGGCATTTCTGGATCTGTTACTCAAAGTTAAAGAGCAGATCGAAATCAGGATCGAGGTCACCCAGAAGGTAACAGAAAAAGTCTCCAAAACCAACCGTGAAGCGATGCTCCGTGAACAGTTGAGAGTAATTCAGGATGAGTTGAACGAGATCGAAGGAAATGGTCCTGGTGACACCGGATACCGGGAGAAGATAGAACAATCACTGATGCCTGAAGAGGTGAAGAAGAAAGCCCTCGCAGAGGTGAAAAAACTAGAAACCGGTGGACCACATAACCACGAAGCACCTGTCATCAGAAATTATCTTGATCTTCTGGTCGATCTGCCATGGGTCACTGGCGAGAGATCTGAAATTGACATTGAGACGACCAGACAGGTTCTTGAGAGCAACCATTACGGGCTTGAGAAGGTCAAGGAGAGGATCGTTCAGCACCTGGCAGTCATGAAATTGAAAAATGACAAGCAGGGTTCGATCCTCCTCTTTGCAGGTCCTCCTGGGACAGGAAAGACGAGTCTTGGCAAAAGCATCGCTGAAGCTCTGGGTCGCAAATATGTTCGTGCAAGTCTTGGTGGTGTAAAGGATGAGGCAGAGATTCGCGGTCACCGCAGGACATATGTCGGGGCACTTCCCGGGAGGATCATACAGGGAATGAGACGATCAGGAACAAAAAATCCGGTATTTGTACTTGATGAAATTGATAAGTTAAGTGCATCATACTCCGGAGATCCTTCAAGTGCCCTGCTCGAGGTGCTCGATCCTGAGCAGAACAACAGTTTCTCTGATCATTACCTTGAGGTCCCGTATGATCTCTCTGACGTTCTCTTCATTGCTACGGCGAACTCGCTCTCTTCAATACCAGGACCCCTGCTTGACCGGATGGAACTGATCGAGATCTCAAGTTACACACAACACGAGGTGTTTGCGATCGCCAGGAAGCATTTGCTTCCCAAAACAATGGAAGAGCACGGGCTTGATGAAGGAAAATTACAGGTCGGGGATGATGCCCTCTCGCTCGTCATCGAGAAGTATACCCGTGAAGCAGGTGTCCGTGGTCTGAAGAAACAGCTTAACCGGATTGCCCGTTATGTCTCTGAAAAGATTGTATCAGGAAAAGCCGTTCTGCCGTTTGTAGTCTCGGCAGATATGATCGGAGAGATACTTGGTAAGGAGGTCTTCAGACATGAGGCTGCCAGAAACCGGCTCACTCCCGGAGTTGCAACGGGTCTTGCCTGGACTCCTGTAGGTGGGGAGATCCTCTTTATCGAAGGGACGTTCATGCCAGGTACTGGCAAACTCACGCTCACCGGTCAGCTCGGTGATGTCATGAAAGAGTCTGCAAATATTTCCATGAGTCTGATCAGGTCACGGTTTGCGAGCTCTGCGAACCGGTTTGACTTCATGACCAGCGATATCCACATCCATGTCCCGTCAGGAGCGACACCAAAGGACGGGCCATCGGCAGGTGTTACCCTGTTTACTTCCCTTGTCTCGCTCATCACCGGGAAGACAGTGGATCCGAAACTGGCAATGACCGGGGAGATAACCTTGAGCGGAGCGGTTCTTCCGGTTGGCGGGATCAAGGAGAAAGTCCTTGCTGCTCACCGGGCAGGGATCACTAAGGTTATCCTGCCGAAAGAGAACGAGCGGGATATTGATGAGATACCTGACGATGTCAGAAAGGAACTGACCTTTGTCACGGTTGAGAGTATCGAAGAGGTTCTCCACGAAGCGTTAGGGATTGATCTTCCGGACGTGGTCAGATTTATTCCCCAGGTTCCCCTTGCATCGGTTCAGAATGTATAAGTGGGAGTGATCGGGTAATTCCCGGTTCACCCTCCTTATTACAAAGCCGCTGCACCTATTGCTGGAATTTCTTTCCGTCTGAAAAAGCCTTCCCGGTTTCTGCTCCCACATCAAAGTACGTTGCCTGAGCGTACACTATCGGGTTGATCTTTCTGATATCAGGTTTCCCATCTGTTACAGAGCTCTCGTCTGCATGTATCTCAATGACTTCTCCGATGTACAGCAGGTGACTTCCGCAATCGACCGAGTTGAAGAGTTTACACTCGATGTTAACCGGGCATTCTTGTGCCAGTGGTGCAGTCCCGAGTTTTCCATAAAATGAGGTGAAGACACCTGACTTGTCCTTGTTTGATCCTGAAGTTATCCCACAGTAGTCGGTCTCAATCACCTGATTTGAGGACGTAACATTCAGGCTGAAGGTCTTATTCTCTTCAATGCCCTGAGCCGTATACCTGACCTTGTTGATGGCGACACAGACCATGGGTGGTGCCATAGAGGCTACGGTCGCCCAGGCTGCAGTCATGTAGTTTGGTTTTCCCTTGACATTACTGCCGACAAGAACGGCAGGCATGACACTCATGTATGGCATTGGTCCGAGCGTGATCTTTCCTGTCATAATAATTCGGAGATGGGTTATCTGGGAAGATGTTTAAGCGTATCTAATCCGTGGAAGGGTACCTATCACACCCATAAGACCCCTCCATTGTGTATCTCCTTTCGGGTTGTTGCAGAACAGAATTGGAAACAAAGCCTGGAAGTCTTTGTTCATGATGCAAAGGTGATCAAACTGTACAGGAGATTTGGTATCTCTTCAGGTTCTCAGGAACACAACTCCCCGGAAACAATAAACAGGATTATTCGCATGGCAGAAAATCACAATCAGTGATCAACGGAAGAACAGTTCAGAAATACACCCATCAATGGGGGATGATCAGGGTCCGGGAGGCATGCCCGGACCACCTGTCATCGGAATTTCCCCACCGAATGGAATTCCGAACGGTACTCTGTTCATCTGATTGTTGAACGGCCGATCTGGCATTTTTAGTGAGAGTGATAACTGGACACTATTCTCCTGTCCTGCAATCAGATTGATGATCTCGGTCTCGGTGTTGTATGAAGATTTTTCAGCCTTTATTGTATATATCCCCGCATCAATTGCTTCAATGTGAACCGGAGAGATCCCCCGGTATACTCCGTTGAGGTAGACACTTGCTCCTGATGGATCAGAATTGACAGTAAGGGAACCGGTGTTGCTCACGGGACTGAGCGATGCAGAGATCTCTGACTCAGCACCTGATGTGACTGAAATTGTTTTTGTGTACGATGTATATCCGGCTTTCTTTATCTCAACCGAGTAGGTTCCCGGCTGGAGATTTGTGTAGGTACAAGGGGTTTTCTTTGTCTGTGTCCCGTCAATGGTAACAGTCGCCCCGGTCGGATCAGAGGAGACAGATAGTGATCCTGTGGTTTTGGTTTTCTCTTGGGTGAGTGCAGCTGAAACAACTGATTCTGCCCCTGAAGCTACAGAAATGGTTGTAGAGTAAGGGAGGTATCCATCCAGAGATATGGCGATTTCGTGTCTGCCCGGTGACACCTCCTGGTACGTATGCGGGGTTGTCCGGGTATCTGTCCCGTCACAGGTCACGGTTGCTCCAGCAGGATCAGATGTCACCTGGATGGTTCCGGAGCCTGTTCCATCAGTGAGAGTTGCAGAGATCGTTTCAGCAGTCCCTGGCTCCGGGTTTTGGGTAACGGTCGTGGTCCAGTTCTGAAAACCTGTTTTCTGAAGTGTTATGATATGTGGAGGCGTGTTGGCATTCGGAATCGTGAGTATGACCGGGGTTACTCCTGATTCTGTTCCGTCGATCAGGACAGTTGCTCCGGAAGGCGAAGAGATGACACTGATATATCCCGTTTCCGGAAGGTTGGTGTCAGAGATACCCGGAATTATAATGTACCAGAAGAGGAGGAGTGAGATCGCAAGACTCCATTTCATACAACCGATCTGCACTTGTTTCATACATATGAATATCCGTCATACTGATTGTTTTGGACCAATCAAAACGGATATTTTACGATTAATCTGCTGATCTACAAAAGAGCGGCTGCCTGAACTCAGGCTTGGCATATCGCCGGGAATCGTATGGCCTTTTGATGAGAATCGTTCGCTCCCTGATTTGAATTGTAACGGAGCCAACCTTGTCCCATCCGATCGATTCTGACTCCCAGGAGAGGTTTATCAGACTAGCATCGGTTCCTGAAGGTGATCCTGTTGCCAGGGATTTGGCATGTGTTGTAGTATTGATCATGCGTGAGTCTGGCCCGGCAAACAAAACCCCTATTGCTACCAGCACGACAAAAATCCCTGTGAGAAACGGCAGAACAAATATGGTAGCCCCTGGGCTGATAATCAGAATGAGCAGAACGTGAAAAAGAACCCCTGCTCCAAGTGCCATTATCATCTGTCTCACCACTCCTGAACTGGTGATCACCGGCTGTTTCGCGGTCCGGATCAGGCTGTTTCTCTCATCGTCTGATGCCATGGTTTAGTCACCTGTCAGTATGGCCTGCGTCATGTTTTGAGTATGGTGCACAACACTCATTCAAATGGTGTGTGTTACATGTTCCCTTTCGTATGCTTCATGACATACCGATATGAGACAAACGTTCCAATAATCTGGAAAAGTCTGTGTATGATTTCTGGAAAGTGAAA
This window encodes:
- a CDS encoding flavin reductase family protein — encoded protein: MTGKITLGPMPYMSVMPAVLVGSNVKGKPNYMTAAWATVASMAPPMVCVAINKVRYTAQGIEENKTFSLNVTSSNQVIETDYCGITSGSNKDKSGVFTSFYGKLGTAPLAQECPVNIECKLFNSVDCGSHLLYIGEVIEIHADESSVTDGKPDIRKINPIVYAQATYFDVGAETGKAFSDGKKFQQ
- the ilvB gene encoding biosynthetic-type acetolactate synthase large subunit, which translates into the protein MKTGAKILLDSLVSQGVETIFGYPGASVLPIYDVLPDSGIRHILVRHEQAAAHAADGYARAGGGAGICLATSGPGACNLVTGIATAYMDSIPVVAITGQVPTTQIGNQSFQEANITEITRQVTKQNYLVTKTADLAETVSDAFRVAMTGRPGPVLIDIPRDVSTGMAPEQKQVRLAPDINQEKQIDSKTRTLCIRAAGLITTAENPIILAGGGVIGSQASGEILTLAERFGIPVTTTLLGIGAVPSNHPLNLGMIGMHGTVAANHAIHACDLLIAVGTRFSDRSCGTGGLFAPRATVIQIDIDPSEVGKNRAVDLPLVGDAKIILHEIFRNISGSCTTTAWRDQIRIWKHQTDLPFLPESSALYPQQIISTLASVLEGNGIIVSEVGQNQMWTAQYYKFAKPRSFLTSGGMGTMGFGLPAAMGASFACPDQQICTIAGDGSLQMNIQEFATLAEYRIPVKILVLNNQYLGMVRQWQELFYDRRYSFTELPSVEFTKIAAAYRIDGVRVESPDEVRPAINDALATRGPFLIDFRIEREENVFPMLPAGAKATEMLLKNPG
- the lon gene encoding endopeptidase La; this translates as MSTTEFTQSPAKQEHFVLPLYEIVVFPKTRTKIVVDKETGGLLLQEMSRNDSSPIGLAVRAGTSQSEISASTVYPIGNLLEISFIQPAEEGYLVCIHALRKIRADSITERDGRLYATWVPIDDVSDLSTGEHDGILGEIKEIIHSISVHFQGSDQFTRPVDKMTSIDAVIGFTMPYVPVSLEEKQTLLEILSEQERAVAFLDLLLKVKEQIEIRIEVTQKVTEKVSKTNREAMLREQLRVIQDELNEIEGNGPGDTGYREKIEQSLMPEEVKKKALAEVKKLETGGPHNHEAPVIRNYLDLLVDLPWVTGERSEIDIETTRQVLESNHYGLEKVKERIVQHLAVMKLKNDKQGSILLFAGPPGTGKTSLGKSIAEALGRKYVRASLGGVKDEAEIRGHRRTYVGALPGRIIQGMRRSGTKNPVFVLDEIDKLSASYSGDPSSALLEVLDPEQNNSFSDHYLEVPYDLSDVLFIATANSLSSIPGPLLDRMELIEISSYTQHEVFAIARKHLLPKTMEEHGLDEGKLQVGDDALSLVIEKYTREAGVRGLKKQLNRIARYVSEKIVSGKAVLPFVVSADMIGEILGKEVFRHEAARNRLTPGVATGLAWTPVGGEILFIEGTFMPGTGKLTLTGQLGDVMKESANISMSLIRSRFASSANRFDFMTSDIHIHVPSGATPKDGPSAGVTLFTSLVSLITGKTVDPKLAMTGEITLSGAVLPVGGIKEKVLAAHRAGITKVILPKENERDIDEIPDDVRKELTFVTVESIEEVLHEALGIDLPDVVRFIPQVPLASVQNV
- a CDS encoding PEGA domain-containing protein, with protein sequence MKQVQIGCMKWSLAISLLLFWYIIIPGISDTNLPETGYISVISSPSGATVLIDGTESGVTPVILTIPNANTPPHIITLQKTGFQNWTTTVTQNPEPGTAETISATLTDGTGSGTIQVTSDPAGATVTCDGTDTRTTPHTYQEVSPGRHEIAISLDGYLPYSTTISVASGAESVVSAALTQEKTKTTGSLSVSSDPTGATVTIDGTQTKKTPCTYTNLQPGTYSVEIKKAGYTSYTKTISVTSGAESEISASLSPVSNTGSLTVNSDPSGASVYLNGVYRGISPVHIEAIDAGIYTIKAEKSSYNTETEIINLIAGQENSVQLSLSLKMPDRPFNNQMNRVPFGIPFGGEIPMTGGPGMPPGP
- a CDS encoding MarR family winged helix-turn-helix transcriptional regulator, with the translated sequence MTDQKEHLFEVFDTLIRLKQECSCSIFSACELSDITVKQINYLKVIDTSDEITFSRLAEITRNSKPTITEMIRKLDHMGCVYRQPCPYDGRIHYIRLTGTGEKIARAEQRALQQVVERLAESLDDHEIEVLIEILRKVR